A single genomic interval of Prionailurus viverrinus isolate Anna chromosome A2, UM_Priviv_1.0, whole genome shotgun sequence harbors:
- the ZNF425 gene encoding zinc finger protein 425, producing MAELAPVTMTFDDVALYFSEQEWEILEKWQKEMYQQVMKTNYETLDSLGSVFSKPDLITWMEQGRTLLIRDQGPLEKRMTLSPSADEQCSTQKTGKLLYFGDQGNLGAEEEECRSNGLQKQGSCATFPGEERKILPDQRATLRHPSLQEIGIPHGNLDSISSNRDKNDPWPTRVGTPGHLEIPPGPRIYSCFVCRKAFQVKRDLVKHKRNHAKSQLCKYPQHRNESRGSSELRWNRPVPCKKKRFRCGKCEKSYYLKCSLIIHQAVHTGQRPLPCPQCDQTFQFRATLKKHLRLHKRERPFSCERCVKGFVSRRKLTEHLRVHTGEKPFRCPECDRSFRLRRSLKAHVCRHGGKKPFRCPECGSSFSRKAAVKAHQRIHGGEKPFSCDECGRRFTHKTKLTEHIRVHTGEKPFQCPECEKSFRLKRSLKAHLFQHSGKKPFQCPECDRSFSWKNAMKAHQRLHSEEKPFSCGECGKRFTRPSKLARHSRVHNRQREFSCDGCKKTFPRQSRLTEHLKVHAKEKPFSCPECSRSFSRHSHLAEHRRLHGGGEPFRCPECDKSFFWKASLKFHQRIHRGEKPFACSECGKTYTQQSQLTEHQRLHSGEKPFRCPECNKSFRLKGNLKSHLLQHSDKKPFSCVKCGKSFTQRYRLTEHVRVHSGEKPFRCPECDKSYCIRGSLKVHLHTHSGEKPFGCPECGKGFLQKRSLKTHLHHHRGERPFSCDECGRSFTYMGALNTHMAVHARAKPLSV from the exons ATGGCTGAGCTGGCTCCG GTGACAATGACATTTGATGATGTGGCCTTATATTTTTCGGAACAAGAGTGGGAGATCCTGGAGAAGTGGCAGAAGGAAATGTATCAGCAAGTGATGAAGACCAATTATGAGACTCTTGATTCCCTGG GTAGTGTTTTTTCCAAGCCAGATTTGATCACTTGGATGGAACAAGGGAGAACGCTGTTAATCAGAGACCAGGGACCCTTGGAGAAAAGAATGACACTTAGCCCTTCTGCTGATGAGCAGTGCAGCACGCAGAAGACTGGAAAGTTGCTGTATTTTG gtGACCAAGGAAATCTTGGGGCAGAAGAGGAGGAATGCCGTTCAAACGGCCTCCAAAAGCAGGGTTCGTGTGCTACCTTCccaggggaggaaagaaagatctTACCAGATCAAAGAGCCACCTTACGGCACCCAAGTCTCCAAGAAATAGGGATTCCACATGGAAACCTTGACAGCATATCCTCTAATCGGGATAAGAACGATCCATGGCCTACGCGGGTAGGTACCCCAGGTCACTTGGAAATTCCACCGGGGCCAAGAATTTATTCCTGTTTTGTCTGTAGGAAGGCCTTCCAGGTAAAGAGAGACTTGGTAAAGCACAAAAGAAACCACGCCAAGAGCCAGCTCTGTAAATATCCACAGCACAGAAACGAATCCAGAGGGAGCTCTGAACTCCGGTGGAACCGGCCAGTCCCGTGTAAGAAGAAGCGTTTCCGGTGTGGCAAGTGCGAGAAGAGCTACTATCTGAAGTGCAGCCTGATCATTCACCAGGCTGTTCACACGGGCCAGCGCCCCCTCCCATGCCCCCAGTGTGACCAGACCTTCCAGTTTAGAGCCACTCTGAAGAAGCATCTGCGTTTGCACAAAAGGGAGAGACCATTTTCCTGTGAGCGGTGCGTCAAGGGCTTCGTCTCGCGGCGCAAGCTCACGGAGCACCTCAGGGTGCACACTGGGGAGAAGCCTTTCCGGTGTCCAGAGTGTGACAGAAGCTTCCGCCTGCGGAGAAGTTTGAAGGCCCACGTTTGCCGACACGGCGGGAAGAAGCCTTTCCGCTGCCCGGAGTGTGGCAGCAGCTTTTCCCGAAAGGCTGCCGTGAAGGCCCACCAGAGGATCCACGGTGGAGAGAAGCCGTTTTCTTGCGACGAATGTGGTCGGAGATTCACGCACAAGACGAAACTCACTGAACATATCAGAGTTCATACGGGAGAGAAGCCCTTCCAGTGTCCCGAGTGTGAGAAGAGCTTCCGCCTGAAGAGAAGCCTCAAAGCCCATCTATTTCAGCACAGTGGGAAGAAGCCCTTCCAGTGTCCCGAGTGTGACAGGAGCTTCTCTTGGAAGAACGCCATGAAGGCCCACCAGCGTTTACACAGCGAGGAGAAGCCGTTCTCCTGCGGGGAGTGTGGCAAGAGGTTTACCCGGCCCTCGAAGCTCGCTCGCCATAGCAGAGTCCACAACAGGCAGAGGGAATTCTCCTGCGATGGGTGCAAAAAGACGTTCCCTCGGCAGTCGAGGCTCACGGAGCACCTCAAGGTCCACGCCAAAGAAAAGCCGTTCTCCTGTCCCGAGTGCAGCCGGAGCTTCAGCCGACACTCGCACCTCGCCGAGCACAGGAGGCTTCACGGCGGGGGGGAGCCTTTCCGGTGTCCTGAGTGTGACAAGAGCTTCTTCTGGAAGGCCTCCCTGAAGTTCCACCAGCGGATACACAGGGGCGAGAAGCCGTTTGCGTGCAGCGAGTGCGGGAAGACCTACACCCAGCAGTCTCAGCTCACCGAACATCAGAGACTCCACAGCGGAGAGAAACCCTTCCGGTGTCCTGAGTGCAATAAAAGCTTCCGTCTCAAAGGGAATTTGAAAAGCCACCTGCTCCAGCACAGTGACAAAAAGCCGTTCTCCTGCGTTAAGTGCGGCAAAAGTTTCACTCAGCGGTACAGGCTCACCGAACACGTTCGAGTCCATAGTGGTGAGAAGCCCTTCCGGTGTCCCGAGTGTGACAAGAGCTACTGCATACGGGGAAGCCTGAAGGTCCACTTGCACACGCATAGTGGAGAGAAGCCCTTCGGGTGTCCGGAATGTGGCAAAGGCTTCCTCCAGAAGAGAAGTCTGAAGACCCACCTGCACCATCACAGAGGGGAGAGGCCTTTTTCTTGTGACGAGTGTGGAAGGA